In Mesorhizobium sp. 113-3-3, a genomic segment contains:
- a CDS encoding alpha/beta hydrolase: MTAPPNASPALIADTTVHDLGANVGGDPWRVFIHVPSGPAPKAGWPVLYMTDGNAVIGTAVDAMRAQAFYPLGTNVGWGVIVAIGYPVDGAYDPLRRSWDLGPPPGKSYPPFYEGTPEVRTGGARDFLAFIEDELKPWVAGRTRIDETRQALYGHSFGGLFALYALFTRPRAFGTFIAASPAIYWEDRAIDRFLEDFEVAVPDGLTADVILSAGEYETEKLAPFQIGAEDEEKRLQQKKIIRTDEFARAMAERLGALPGLRASFELHAGENHMSILPVTVNRAVQAAFAVRERNTAFADRLPR, translated from the coding sequence ATGACCGCCCCGCCGAACGCATCGCCCGCGTTGATCGCCGACACCACTGTCCATGATCTTGGTGCGAATGTGGGTGGCGACCCCTGGCGGGTCTTCATCCACGTGCCGTCCGGACCGGCGCCCAAGGCCGGCTGGCCGGTGCTCTATATGACCGACGGCAACGCCGTCATCGGCACGGCGGTCGACGCCATGCGCGCGCAGGCTTTCTATCCCTTAGGCACCAATGTCGGTTGGGGCGTCATCGTCGCCATCGGCTATCCGGTCGATGGCGCCTATGACCCGCTGCGCCGCTCGTGGGACCTCGGCCCGCCGCCGGGCAAGTCCTATCCGCCCTTCTATGAGGGCACGCCTGAAGTCAGGACCGGCGGGGCAAGGGATTTCCTGGCCTTCATCGAGGATGAGCTGAAGCCGTGGGTCGCCGGCCGGACCAGGATCGACGAGACGCGCCAGGCGCTTTACGGCCATTCCTTCGGCGGCCTGTTCGCGCTCTACGCTCTGTTCACCCGCCCGCGCGCGTTCGGGACATTCATCGCCGCCAGCCCCGCCATCTATTGGGAGGATCGCGCCATCGACCGTTTTCTCGAAGACTTCGAGGTGGCCGTCCCTGATGGCCTAACGGCGGATGTGATCCTGTCGGCCGGCGAGTATGAGACAGAAAAGCTGGCGCCGTTCCAAATCGGCGCGGAGGACGAGGAAAAGCGCCTGCAGCAGAAGAAAATTATACGCACCGACGAATTCGCGCGGGCGATGGCCGAGCGCCTCGGCGCGCTGCCCGGGCTACGCGCCAGCTTCGAACTGCACGCCGGCGAAAACCACATGTCGATCCTGCCCGTAACGGTCAACCGTGCGGTGCAGGCGGCATTTGCGGTGAGGGAAAGGAATACCGCCTTTGCCGACCGCCTGCCTCGGTAG
- the fhuB gene encoding Fe(3+)-hydroxamate ABC transporter permease FhuB, protein MAEQQASLSDDASLASDRRSTARLSDRYPLGAILLCVVLLGAAAVATVSNMTVQLPPALWLDALASPDIDDMRQVLVHYAFLPRLAVSLLCGAALGLAGTVLQQVLRNPLAAPETVGVSAGAYLALALATLLAPSLLAFGREWVALAGAFTALAAVFALSWHKGLSPLSVVLAGLVVSLYAGAIGAALVVLRHEWLASLFIWGAGSLGQQDWSTTLWLLPRLGAAALLIGLMVRPLTLLGLDDEGARSLGVPLGAYRFAGLAAAVALIAFVVAAVGVIGFVGLAAATLARIGGARRLGQQLVMAPLIGGALLWAADQGVQVATGPQGDLLPTGAMTALLGAPLLLWLLPRLALGLETPVFGSQQLPRVHNTGLVLAAIGGLLLLLVGLALLYAPGPHGWTFASGDQLQPLLSWRLPRVCAALAAGAMLALAGLMMQRLTGNPMASPEVLGISAGAALGMMVALFSLSDAGRPAQTAAATIGAFAALLVTLAIGRRAAYAPERLLLAGVALTALFDALILVLTATGDPRAMLLLNWLTGSTYGVDANSALLTSSTALCLFLLAPLYMRWLDMLPLGSAAVQSLGVNLRATRLLVLLMVAALTAASTLVVGPLTFIGLMAPHLARRLGLSRALPQAVGAVLAGALIMVCADWIGRTAIFPRQIPAGIVATLIGGPVLMWLLRRR, encoded by the coding sequence GTGGCTGAGCAGCAAGCAAGCCTGTCCGACGACGCCAGCCTCGCCTCCGATCGTCGGTCGACGGCTCGCCTATCAGACAGATATCCCCTGGGCGCGATCCTGCTTTGCGTCGTGCTTCTGGGTGCCGCCGCCGTCGCGACCGTCTCCAACATGACAGTGCAGTTGCCGCCGGCGCTTTGGCTCGACGCGCTTGCAAGCCCTGATATCGACGATATGCGGCAGGTGCTCGTCCACTACGCCTTCCTGCCCAGACTTGCGGTCAGCCTTCTCTGCGGCGCCGCCCTCGGTCTGGCTGGCACGGTGCTGCAGCAGGTTCTGCGCAACCCGCTTGCCGCGCCCGAAACCGTCGGCGTCTCGGCCGGCGCCTATCTGGCGCTGGCGCTGGCGACGCTGCTTGCGCCGTCGCTGCTTGCCTTCGGCCGCGAATGGGTGGCGCTTGCGGGCGCTTTCACCGCCCTTGCCGCGGTCTTCGCGCTGTCCTGGCACAAGGGCCTGTCGCCGCTTTCGGTGGTGCTCGCCGGGCTTGTCGTCAGCCTCTATGCCGGCGCCATCGGTGCCGCCCTGGTAGTGTTGCGGCATGAATGGCTGGCCAGCCTGTTCATCTGGGGCGCCGGGTCGCTCGGCCAGCAGGACTGGTCGACGACACTGTGGCTCCTGCCGCGCCTGGGCGCCGCCGCGCTGCTGATCGGCCTGATGGTGCGGCCGCTGACCTTGCTCGGCCTCGATGATGAAGGCGCGCGCAGCCTCGGCGTGCCGCTCGGCGCCTATCGCTTCGCTGGACTGGCGGCAGCGGTCGCGCTGATTGCCTTTGTCGTCGCTGCCGTCGGCGTCATCGGTTTCGTCGGCCTCGCCGCCGCGACCCTTGCCCGTATCGGCGGCGCCCGGCGGCTCGGCCAGCAATTGGTAATGGCGCCGCTCATCGGCGGCGCCTTGCTGTGGGCGGCCGACCAGGGCGTGCAGGTCGCGACCGGACCGCAAGGCGACTTGTTGCCGACCGGCGCGATGACAGCACTTCTCGGCGCGCCGCTGCTGCTGTGGCTGCTGCCGCGCCTGGCGCTCGGCCTGGAAACGCCGGTATTCGGGTCGCAGCAGCTGCCGCGCGTCCATAATACTGGTCTGGTGCTGGCGGCGATCGGCGGCCTCCTGCTTCTGCTCGTCGGGCTGGCCCTGCTCTACGCGCCAGGGCCGCATGGCTGGACGTTCGCATCCGGCGACCAGCTGCAACCCTTATTGTCCTGGCGGCTGCCTCGCGTATGTGCCGCACTGGCCGCCGGCGCCATGCTGGCGCTGGCCGGACTGATGATGCAGCGGCTGACCGGCAATCCGATGGCCAGCCCAGAAGTGCTCGGCATCAGCGCCGGTGCCGCGCTCGGCATGATGGTGGCGCTGTTTTCGCTGTCCGATGCCGGCCGTCCCGCGCAGACTGCAGCCGCCACCATCGGCGCTTTCGCCGCCTTACTGGTGACGCTGGCCATCGGCAGGCGCGCCGCCTATGCGCCGGAACGGCTGCTGCTTGCCGGCGTCGCGCTGACGGCCCTGTTCGACGCGTTGATCCTGGTGCTCACCGCCACGGGCGACCCGCGCGCCATGCTTCTGCTCAATTGGCTCACCGGTTCGACCTATGGCGTCGACGCGAACTCGGCGCTTTTGACCTCGTCGACTGCCCTCTGCCTGTTCCTGCTCGCTCCGCTCTACATGCGCTGGCTAGACATGCTGCCGCTCGGATCGGCCGCGGTGCAAAGCCTCGGCGTCAATCTGCGGGCAACGCGGCTTCTGGTGCTTTTGATGGTGGCAGCACTCACCGCCGCTTCGACACTTGTGGTCGGGCCGCTGACCTTCATCGGCCTGATGGCGCCGCACCTTGCCCGCCGCCTCGGCCTGTCGCGCGCGCTGCCGCAAGCCGTCGGCGCGGTGCTCGCCGGTGCACTGATCATGGTTTGCGCCGACTGGATCGGCCGTACCGCCATCTTCCCGCGCCAGATCCCGGCCGGCATCGTCGCCACGCTGATCGGCGGGCCGGTGCTGATGTGGCTGTTACGGCGCCGCTGA
- a CDS encoding ABC transporter substrate-binding protein, whose protein sequence is MTRRGALALFGLPLAAFMPRAAGAKPLRIVCLDDGLAETLLMLGVTPVAVADREVWEKWVVEPKLPPEIADIGTILEPNLEFLQQLRPDIILSIPYLDGIKPLLERVAPVTTIGIYTPDGQPYRRAIEATRQLAALVGKESEGEALVAATQAYFSDVRQRLEPLSARPIYVVSFLDPRNVRVYGEKSLFQAVFDRIGIRNAWTGETNYWGFATVGIDGLATSDDARLAYLEPLPEGAGGTLIESPVWSAMPFVRNRSIMRLPPVLMFGTLPSASRFARLLAQALTAERAGG, encoded by the coding sequence ATGACGCGGCGCGGCGCGCTGGCGCTGTTCGGGCTGCCTTTGGCCGCATTCATGCCACGAGCAGCCGGGGCGAAGCCGTTGCGCATCGTCTGCCTCGACGACGGGCTGGCGGAGACCTTGCTCATGCTCGGCGTCACGCCGGTCGCCGTCGCCGACCGCGAGGTCTGGGAGAAGTGGGTGGTCGAGCCGAAGCTGCCGCCCGAAATTGCCGATATCGGCACGATCCTGGAGCCCAATCTCGAATTCCTGCAGCAGCTTCGCCCCGACATCATCCTCTCCATCCCCTATCTCGACGGCATCAAGCCGCTGCTCGAGCGCGTCGCGCCGGTGACGACGATCGGCATCTACACGCCGGACGGCCAGCCCTATCGGCGCGCCATCGAGGCGACCCGGCAGCTCGCGGCACTGGTCGGCAAGGAAAGCGAGGGCGAGGCGCTGGTCGCCGCGACGCAGGCCTATTTCTCTGATGTCAGGCAGAGGCTGGAGCCGCTTTCGGCGCGGCCGATCTACGTCGTCAGCTTCCTCGACCCGCGCAATGTGCGCGTCTATGGCGAAAAAAGTCTGTTTCAGGCGGTGTTCGACCGCATCGGCATCCGCAACGCCTGGACCGGCGAGACCAATTACTGGGGATTTGCAACCGTCGGCATCGACGGGCTGGCGACGTCTGATGATGCCCGCCTTGCCTATCTCGAACCCTTGCCCGAAGGGGCGGGTGGCACGCTGATCGAAAGCCCGGTCTGGAGCGCCATGCCTTTCGTGCGCAACCGCTCGATCATGCGCCTGCCCCCGGTGCTGATGTTCGGCACTCTGCCTTCGGCGAGCCGCTTTGCCCGGCTGCTGGCCCAGGCGCTGACGGCGGAGCGCGCCGGTGGCTGA
- the ggt gene encoding gamma-glutamyltransferase produces MHVTRRTLIAASLSVTFVLAPLTSVFAASPAPAKGEHGMVVTAQYLASEVGVEVLKKGGNAVDAAVAVGYALAVVYPNAGNIGGGGFMTIRFADGKSTFLDFRERAPLAATKTMYLDKDGNPVKGASLDGYLAVGVPGSVAGLEMAREKYGTLSRQDLMAPAITYAKDGFILTQGDAASFAGSAERLAKDPAAAAAFLKPDGKPYGIGERLAQPDLAASLSAISDKGPEAFYKGAIADAIVKASGAKGGILAKADFEQYAVRELKPVTCSYRGYEITSSPPPSSGGVIICEILNVLEGYPLSYLGIGSAETVHVMVEAMRHAYVDRNSALGDPDFVDNPVSKLLDKAYAKDIRDKIDPFRAGVSQDLMPKGFGESKETTHYSIIDKDGNAVAVTYTLNGSFGAGVVADGTGILLNNEMDDFTQKPGVPNLYGLVQGEANAIQPKKTPLSSMSPTIVAKDGKPFMVIGSPGGSRIITITLEAIVNVIDHGMNIQEAIDAPRIHHQWLPDKVYVEPFGLSLDTERLLAGMGYHLDLSDQTWGQAAGILVGGKSLAEIEKGGGARYNGAIDSRAASGEALGY; encoded by the coding sequence ATGCACGTCACCCGTCGGACACTGATCGCCGCCAGTCTTTCCGTCACCTTCGTCCTCGCGCCGTTGACCAGCGTCTTCGCCGCGTCGCCCGCGCCGGCCAAGGGCGAGCACGGCATGGTGGTCACGGCTCAGTATCTGGCCTCGGAAGTCGGCGTCGAGGTCTTGAAGAAGGGTGGCAATGCCGTCGATGCGGCGGTCGCCGTCGGCTACGCGCTGGCCGTCGTCTACCCCAATGCCGGCAACATCGGCGGCGGCGGCTTCATGACCATCCGTTTCGCCGATGGCAAATCGACCTTCCTCGACTTTCGCGAGCGAGCGCCGCTGGCGGCGACCAAGACCATGTATCTCGACAAGGACGGCAATCCGGTGAAGGGCGCCAGCCTCGACGGCTATCTCGCCGTCGGCGTGCCGGGCTCGGTGGCCGGTCTCGAAATGGCGCGCGAGAAATACGGCACGCTGTCCAGGCAGGATCTGATGGCGCCGGCGATCACCTATGCCAAGGACGGGTTCATCCTCACTCAGGGCGATGCCGCCTCATTCGCCGGCAGCGCTGAAAGGTTGGCGAAGGACCCGGCGGCGGCTGCAGCCTTCCTGAAACCCGACGGCAAGCCCTATGGCATCGGCGAGCGGCTCGCCCAGCCAGACCTTGCCGCCTCGCTCTCGGCGATTTCCGACAAAGGCCCCGAGGCCTTCTACAAGGGCGCCATCGCCGACGCGATCGTCAAGGCGAGCGGCGCCAAGGGCGGCATCCTGGCCAAGGCCGATTTCGAGCAATATGCGGTGCGCGAACTGAAGCCGGTGACCTGCTCCTATCGCGGCTATGAGATCACCTCGTCGCCGCCGCCCAGTTCCGGCGGCGTCATCATCTGCGAAATCCTCAACGTGCTGGAAGGCTACCCGCTGTCCTATCTCGGCATCGGCTCGGCCGAGACGGTGCATGTCATGGTCGAGGCGATGCGCCATGCCTATGTCGACCGTAACTCGGCGCTCGGCGATCCTGATTTCGTCGACAATCCGGTCTCGAAGCTGCTTGATAAAGCCTATGCCAAGGATATCCGCGACAAGATCGACCCGTTTCGGGCCGGCGTATCACAGGATCTGATGCCGAAAGGCTTTGGCGAGTCGAAGGAGACGACGCATTATTCGATCATCGACAAGGACGGCAACGCGGTCGCGGTGACCTATACGCTGAACGGCTCCTTCGGCGCCGGCGTCGTTGCCGACGGTACCGGCATCCTGCTCAACAACGAGATGGACGATTTCACCCAGAAACCCGGTGTGCCCAACCTCTACGGTCTGGTCCAGGGCGAGGCCAACGCCATCCAGCCGAAGAAGACGCCTTTGTCATCGATGAGCCCGACCATCGTGGCCAAGGACGGCAAGCCGTTCATGGTCATCGGCAGCCCCGGCGGCTCGCGCATCATCACCATCACGCTGGAAGCGATCGTCAACGTCATCGACCACGGCATGAACATCCAGGAGGCGATCGACGCGCCGCGCATCCATCATCAATGGCTGCCCGATAAGGTCTATGTCGAGCCGTTCGGCCTGTCGCTGGACACCGAAAGACTACTGGCCGGCATGGGTTATCATCTCGATTTGAGTGACCAGACCTGGGGGCAGGCGGCCGGCATTCTCGTTGGTGGCAAGAGCCTGGCGGAGATCGAGAAGGGCGGCGGCGCGCGCTACAATGGCGCCATCGACAGCCGCGCGGCCTCGGGCGAGGCGCTCGGATATTGA
- the rhaI gene encoding L-rhamnose catabolism isomerase, translating into MSETIISADVVASHNAARKPDLERDYASLGERLDRRGIAIDAIRGKVEKFAVAIPSWGVGTGGTRFARFPGAGEPRDIFDKIEDCAVISQLTQATPTVSLHIPWDKADPNRLKQAASRFGLGFDAMNSNTFSDARDQKLSYKFGSLSHADAGTRRQAVEHNLECIEIGKTLGSKALTVWIGDGSNFPGQVNFAKAFERYLDAMKEVYAGLPADWKLFTEHKMYEPAFYSTVVQDWGTNYLISKELGDKAFCLVDLGHHAPNVNIEMIVSRLIQFKKLGGFHFNDSKYGDDDLDAGSIDPYRLFLVFNELVDAELSGAEGFDPAHMLDQSHNVTDPIESLMLSAVEVQRAYAQALLVDRKALEGFQEANDALMATQTLKSAYRTDVEPILAMARLNTGGAIDPVAAYRAAGYRAKVAAERPAVAGGSGGIV; encoded by the coding sequence TTGTCCGAAACCATCATCTCCGCCGACGTCGTCGCCAGCCACAACGCCGCCCGCAAGCCCGACCTCGAGCGCGACTATGCCTCGCTTGGCGAACGCCTGGACCGTCGCGGCATCGCCATCGACGCCATCCGCGGCAAGGTCGAGAAATTCGCCGTTGCCATCCCCTCCTGGGGCGTCGGCACCGGCGGCACGCGCTTTGCCCGCTTTCCCGGCGCCGGCGAACCGCGCGACATCTTCGACAAGATCGAGGATTGCGCCGTCATCAGCCAGTTGACGCAGGCGACGCCGACCGTCTCGCTGCACATTCCATGGGACAAGGCGGATCCGAACCGGCTGAAGCAGGCGGCCTCGCGCTTCGGCCTCGGCTTCGATGCGATGAATTCCAACACCTTCTCCGACGCCAGGGACCAGAAACTCTCCTACAAATTCGGCTCGCTGTCGCATGCCGATGCCGGCACACGTCGTCAGGCGGTCGAGCACAATCTCGAATGCATCGAGATCGGCAAGACGCTCGGCTCCAAGGCGCTGACGGTGTGGATCGGCGACGGCTCGAACTTTCCCGGCCAGGTCAATTTCGCCAAGGCGTTCGAGCGCTATCTCGACGCCATGAAGGAGGTCTATGCCGGGCTGCCCGCCGACTGGAAGCTGTTCACCGAACACAAGATGTACGAGCCGGCCTTCTATTCCACGGTCGTGCAGGATTGGGGCACCAACTACCTCATATCAAAGGAATTGGGCGACAAGGCGTTCTGTCTCGTCGACCTCGGCCACCACGCGCCCAACGTCAACATCGAGATGATCGTCTCGCGGTTGATCCAGTTCAAGAAGCTCGGCGGCTTCCACTTCAACGATTCGAAATATGGCGACGACGATCTCGACGCCGGTTCGATCGATCCTTACCGGCTGTTCCTGGTCTTCAACGAACTCGTCGATGCCGAACTGTCCGGCGCCGAGGGGTTCGATCCCGCCCACATGCTCGACCAGAGCCACAACGTCACCGATCCGATCGAAAGCCTGATGCTGTCGGCGGTCGAGGTGCAGCGCGCTTATGCACAGGCGCTGCTGGTCGACCGCAAGGCGCTGGAAGGTTTCCAGGAGGCCAACGACGCGCTGATGGCGACGCAGACGCTCAAAAGCGCCTACCGCACCGATGTCGAGCCGATCCTGGCCATGGCACGGCTGAACACCGGCGGCGCCATCGATCCGGTCGCCGCCTACCGGGCGGCAGGCTACCGCGCCAAGGTCGCGGCCGAGCGCCCGGCTGTCGCCGGCGGATCGGGCGGAATTGTCTGA
- a CDS encoding bifunctional rhamnulose-1-phosphate aldolase/short-chain dehydrogenase codes for MLDKRSGSRLANLWDDAKAKGMSDPELLVYRSNTLGSDKRVTNYGGGNTSSKIWQKDPLSGETVEVLWVKGSGGDSASIKLDGFATLYMDKLRALKGLYRGVEHEDEMVGYLPHCTFNLNPRAASIDTPLHAYVPRPFVDHMHPDAIIAIAAAKDSKALTNEIFGDAIGWLPWKRPGFELGLWLEKFCTENPAAKGVILESHGLFTWGDTPKECYETTISVINQAIEWFERRSEGLAIFGGEVVKSLDVKQRRAIAAKLMPKIRGLISEKSHKLGHFDDSAAVLEFVNSRDLRPLAALGTSCPDHFLRTKIRPLVIEFDPAKPDVDAVIARLADDIAEYRVGYQAYYDSCKHPDSPAIRDPNAVVYLMPGVGMFTFAGDKATARISGEFYVNAINVMRGASTVSSYVGLPAQEAFDIEYWLLEDLKLQRMPKPKSLAGQIALVTGGAGGIGRATANRLLREGACVVLADIDETALASANEELAKAYGKDFVRPVVINVTSEDQVVAGFAETAVEFGGIDILVSNAGLASSAPIEETTLALWNKNMDILSTGYFLVSREAFRLFRVQKIGGNVVFVASKNGLAASPNAAAYCTAKAAEIHLARCLALEGAEAQIRVNVVNPDAVLRGSKIWTGEWKEQRAAAYKMSTDDLEEHYRSRSMLKRSVFPEDIAEAIYFFASDMSAKSTGNIINVDAGNAQSFTR; via the coding sequence ATGCTCGACAAGCGCTCCGGCTCGCGCCTTGCCAATCTGTGGGATGATGCGAAAGCCAAGGGGATGAGCGATCCCGAGCTTCTGGTCTATCGCTCGAACACGCTGGGTTCCGACAAGCGCGTCACCAACTATGGCGGTGGCAACACCTCCTCCAAGATTTGGCAGAAGGACCCGCTCAGCGGCGAGACCGTCGAAGTGCTGTGGGTCAAGGGCTCCGGCGGCGACAGCGCCTCCATCAAGCTCGACGGCTTCGCCACGCTCTACATGGACAAGTTGCGGGCGCTGAAGGGCCTTTATCGCGGCGTCGAGCATGAGGACGAGATGGTGGGATATCTGCCCCACTGCACGTTCAATCTCAACCCGCGCGCGGCCTCGATCGACACGCCGCTTCACGCCTATGTGCCCAGGCCTTTTGTCGACCACATGCATCCCGATGCCATCATCGCGATTGCCGCCGCGAAGGATTCCAAAGCGCTGACCAACGAGATCTTCGGCGACGCCATTGGCTGGCTGCCGTGGAAGCGGCCGGGCTTCGAGCTTGGCCTGTGGCTGGAGAAATTCTGCACGGAAAATCCCGCCGCCAAGGGTGTCATTCTGGAAAGCCACGGCCTGTTCACCTGGGGCGACACGCCCAAGGAGTGCTACGAGACGACGATCTCGGTGATCAACCAGGCGATCGAGTGGTTCGAGCGCCGCTCCGAGGGCCTCGCCATTTTCGGCGGCGAAGTGGTCAAGTCGCTCGATGTCAAGCAACGACGTGCCATCGCTGCGAAACTGATGCCGAAAATCCGCGGCCTGATCTCGGAAAAGAGCCACAAGCTCGGCCATTTCGACGACTCCGCCGCCGTGCTCGAATTCGTCAACTCTAGGGATCTGCGTCCGCTGGCGGCACTCGGCACCTCATGCCCCGACCATTTCCTGCGCACCAAGATCCGGCCGCTGGTCATCGAGTTCGATCCGGCAAAGCCTGATGTCGATGCGGTCATCGCGCGCCTCGCCGACGACATCGCCGAATACCGCGTCGGCTACCAGGCCTATTACGACAGCTGCAAGCATCCGGACTCGCCGGCCATCCGCGACCCCAACGCCGTGGTCTATCTGATGCCCGGCGTCGGCATGTTCACCTTCGCCGGCGACAAGGCGACGGCGCGCATCTCGGGCGAATTCTATGTCAACGCCATCAACGTAATGCGCGGCGCCTCGACCGTCTCGTCCTATGTCGGCCTGCCGGCGCAGGAAGCTTTCGACATCGAATACTGGCTGCTCGAGGATCTGAAGCTGCAGCGCATGCCGAAGCCGAAGTCGCTCGCCGGCCAGATCGCGTTGGTCACCGGTGGCGCCGGTGGCATTGGCCGGGCGACCGCCAACCGCCTGCTGCGCGAAGGCGCCTGCGTCGTGCTGGCCGACATCGATGAAACAGCGCTCGCCAGCGCCAATGAGGAACTGGCCAAGGCCTATGGCAAGGATTTCGTCCGCCCTGTGGTCATCAACGTCACCTCGGAGGATCAGGTCGTTGCCGGTTTTGCCGAGACGGCGGTCGAGTTCGGCGGCATCGACATTCTGGTGTCGAATGCCGGTCTCGCCTCCTCGGCGCCGATCGAGGAGACGACACTGGCGCTGTGGAACAAGAACATGGACATATTGTCGACCGGCTACTTCCTGGTCTCGCGGGAAGCCTTTCGGCTGTTCAGGGTGCAGAAGATCGGCGGCAATGTCGTCTTTGTCGCTTCCAAGAACGGCCTTGCCGCTTCGCCCAACGCCGCCGCCTACTGCACCGCAAAGGCCGCGGAGATCCATCTCGCCCGCTGTCTGGCGCTGGAAGGCGCGGAAGCCCAGATCAGGGTCAATGTCGTCAATCCGGACGCGGTGCTGCGCGGCTCAAAAATCTGGACTGGCGAGTGGAAGGAACAGCGCGCCGCCGCCTACAAGATGTCGACCGACGATCTGGAGGAGCATTACCGCTCGCGCTCGATGCTGAAGCGCTCGGTCTTTCCGGAAGACATCGCCGAAGCGATCTATTTCTTCGCTTCCGACATGTCGGCCAAATCGACCGGCAACATCATCAACGTCGACGCCGGCAACGCACAGAGCTTTACGCGATAG
- a CDS encoding DeoR/GlpR family DNA-binding transcription regulator, whose product MHEKERHRIILSAVQEKPVVTVQEMVDLTESSEATIRRDIAALHVQKRLRRVRGGAEAISPPQFIGLAGRPFSVNETINASQKRAIAREAVELCGDGEPIIINGGTTTFQMVHFLTGRRMPIFTNSFPIAEHLLKHSKNTVMLSGGTIYREQNIILSPFDNDVTRNFYARRMFMGAQGLGPLGLMEGDPLLIQAEQKLIDQADELVVLVDSSKFRKRSSLILCGLSRIATVITDDGIEDREAKMLETAGVTLIVARKSAKEESSLQA is encoded by the coding sequence ATGCACGAAAAAGAGCGCCACAGGATCATTCTGTCCGCCGTCCAGGAAAAGCCTGTGGTGACGGTGCAGGAGATGGTCGACCTGACGGAGTCGTCCGAGGCGACGATCCGGCGCGATATCGCGGCTCTCCATGTCCAGAAGCGCCTGCGCCGGGTGCGCGGCGGCGCCGAGGCAATCTCGCCGCCGCAGTTCATCGGCCTGGCCGGCCGGCCGTTTTCCGTCAACGAAACGATCAACGCTTCGCAAAAGCGGGCGATCGCCCGCGAAGCGGTCGAGCTCTGTGGAGATGGCGAGCCGATCATCATCAATGGCGGCACCACCACCTTCCAGATGGTGCATTTCCTGACCGGTCGCCGCATGCCGATCTTCACCAATTCATTCCCCATCGCCGAGCATCTGCTCAAGCACTCCAAGAACACGGTGATGCTGTCGGGCGGCACCATCTATCGCGAGCAGAACATCATCCTGTCGCCCTTCGACAATGACGTGACTCGCAATTTCTACGCGCGCCGGATGTTCATGGGCGCGCAGGGACTGGGACCGCTTGGCCTGATGGAAGGCGACCCGCTGTTGATCCAGGCGGAGCAGAAACTGATCGACCAGGCCGACGAGCTGGTGGTGCTGGTCGATTCCTCGAAATTCCGCAAACGCTCCAGCCTGATCCTGTGCGGCCTGTCGCGCATCGCCACCGTCATCACCGATGACGGCATCGAGGATCGCGAAGCCAAGATGTTGGAGACCGCGGGCGTGACGCTGATCGTCGCCCGCAAATCGGCGAAGGAAGAATCTTCGCTGCAGGCCTGA
- the rhaS gene encoding rhamnose ABC transporter substrate-binding protein yields the protein MSFLKKLMVTAAFSAAMFVNAAYAENVKIALVVKSLGNGFFDAANKGAEEAAKELGDVDIIYTGPTKATAEAQIEVVNSLIAQKVNAIAISANDADALVPVLKKAMERGITVISWDSGVAKEGRQLHLNPSDTGLIGETIIKLAADYLPEGGDVAILSASSTATNQNAWIDAAKKVLPEKFPKIKLVATVYGDDDSAKSTDEAKGLLKSYPNLKAIIAPTTVGVVAAAQVVTDENLIGKVNVTGLALPSEFKKFIDNGASQAVALWNPIDLGYSAVYLAHDLAVKKEEAKPGATLSIGRVGKVTLDDSNSAAMAPPFQFDKTNIEKFSKIY from the coding sequence ATGAGTTTTCTGAAGAAATTGATGGTGACGGCCGCGTTCTCGGCCGCCATGTTCGTGAATGCCGCCTATGCCGAGAACGTCAAGATCGCACTGGTGGTGAAGTCGCTCGGCAACGGCTTCTTCGACGCCGCCAACAAGGGCGCCGAAGAGGCGGCCAAGGAACTCGGCGATGTCGACATCATCTACACCGGCCCGACCAAGGCGACCGCCGAAGCGCAGATCGAAGTGGTCAATTCGCTGATCGCGCAAAAGGTCAACGCCATCGCCATTTCGGCCAATGACGCCGACGCACTGGTGCCGGTGCTGAAGAAGGCCATGGAGCGCGGCATCACCGTGATCTCCTGGGATTCCGGCGTCGCCAAGGAAGGCCGCCAGCTTCATCTCAACCCGTCCGACACCGGCCTGATCGGCGAGACCATCATCAAGCTTGCCGCCGACTATCTGCCGGAAGGCGGCGATGTCGCCATCCTGTCGGCCTCCTCGACCGCGACCAACCAGAACGCCTGGATCGACGCGGCCAAGAAGGTGCTGCCGGAGAAGTTCCCCAAGATCAAGCTGGTCGCCACCGTCTATGGCGATGACGATTCGGCCAAGAGCACCGACGAAGCCAAGGGCCTGCTGAAGTCCTACCCGAACCTCAAGGCGATCATCGCGCCGACCACCGTCGGCGTCGTTGCCGCGGCCCAGGTGGTCACCGACGAGAACCTGATCGGCAAGGTCAATGTCACGGGCCTTGCGCTGCCTTCCGAGTTCAAGAAGTTCATCGACAACGGTGCTTCACAGGCCGTGGCTCTTTGGAACCCGATCGACCTCGGCTACTCCGCCGTCTACCTCGCCCACGACCTGGCGGTGAAGAAGGAAGAGGCCAAGCCCGGTGCGACGCTGTCGATCGGCCGCGTCGGCAAGGTCACGCTCGACGACTCGAACTCGGCTGCGATGGCTCCGCCCTTCCAGTTCGACAAGACCAACATCGAGAAATTCTCCAAGATCTATTGA